A genomic stretch from Arachis stenosperma cultivar V10309 chromosome 3, arast.V10309.gnm1.PFL2, whole genome shotgun sequence includes:
- the LOC130969215 gene encoding probable NAD(P)H dehydrogenase (quinone) FQR1-like 1: MAVKVYIVYYSLYGHVERLAKEIKKGVDSVDDVEATLWQVPETLSEEVLGKMGAPSKSDVPLINPKELLEGDGFVFGFPTRFGMMAVQFKSFLDATGSLWQTQQLAGRPAGIFYSTGSQGGGQETTALTAITQLVHHGMLFVPIGYTFGGGMFEMNEVKGGSPYGAGTYAGGDGSRQPTKLELEQAFHQGKYIATITKKLKKE; this comes from the exons ATGGCTGTAAAAGTTTATATTGT GTATTACTCGTTATACGGACATGTAGAGAGActagcaaaagaaataaagaaaggTGTTGATTCTGTAGATGATGTTGAGGCTACTCTATGGCAG GTACCGGAGACTTTGTCGGAAGAGGTGCTTGGCAAAATGGGAGCACCATCGAAAAGCGATGTACCGCTCATTAACCCGAAAGAGCTACTGGAGGGTGACGGTTTCGTTTTTGGTTTTCCAACAAGATTCGGAATGATGGCTGTTCAGTTTAAATCTTTTCTAGATGCAACTGGAAGCCTATGGCAAACACAACAGCTCGCTGGCAGGCCAGCCGGAATCTTCTATAGTACCGGTTCTCAAGGTGGCGGACAGGAGACTACAGC GCTCACTGCTATCACTCAGTTGGTTCACCATGGAATGCTATTTGTCCCGATCGGATATACATTTGGCGGTGGCATGTTTGAGATGAATGAAGTGAAAGGTGGCAGTCCGTATGGTGCCGGAACTTATGCTGGTGGTGATGGATCAAGACAACCGACTAAACTTGAATTGGAGCAAGCATTCCACCAAGGCAAGTATATTgccaccatcactaagaagCTCAAGAAAGAATGA